TATTACCTCACTAGTTGTTATGGGTTAAAGCAGGTCCAACTCAAAAGTGAGGAATAAAGTGATGAGGAATAAATCAACTTTGGCACATGCAGAAAAATTGCTAAACATTTTGTACAAATAGATAAATATGCTAAACATCGCAAATTGCAGGTAATGGAAGAGGTAATCAGTCACACAGATCTACAATTATCACAAGGTATTACAATCCAATAAAATCACCTGTTGAACATGCACGGGGGAGAACAACCACGTAAAGTAAATAGATCTAAACCTCTTTAGTAGCATTTGATGATGCTCAATATGGAGACAGTCATCCAGCGAGGTCAAAGGTGCTATCGTCGAATACTTCCAGGTTGAGACCTGTGGGAAAGAAACAACCAAGTTAACATGTTGTTCACCTAACAAGGCAAAAGGTTACAAAGATCCCTACTGTCTAGAAACCAAAATAATAAACTaaacattttacaaaaaaatgttttgaaaaagATTTTAATGTATGAACATTTTTGTAGTTATAATTCAATTCAGATAGGTAGAGCAAGTTTTGGGGGTATGTGTAACAGTGTTGGTTGCGTCAATCTCCTTCCcacaacctgggctcgaaccagggaggACACTGAACCCATCGACAACTGTTACCCACAAAGCATCATTACCTGTCACTCAACAAAAGcagtggcccttgcagagcaaaggaaaCAACCAGCTCAAGGTcgcagagcgagtgacgtcaccgattgaacaCTAGTAGCCCGCACAGCTAACTAGGTAGCCATTTTACGTCGGCAACACTCACtcttaagcatcagctgtcagagcagctcacagatcactgcacctgtacatagcccatctgtaaatggcccatccaactacctcctctccatattgttatttattttttatctttgcaccccagtatctcaacttgcacattcatcttctgcacatctatcactccagtgtttaattgctaaaatgtaattacttcgccactacggcctttttattgccttacctccctaatcttacctcatttgcacacactgtatatagattttttctattgtgttattgactgtgcgtttgtttactccatgtgtaactctgcgttgttgtttgtgtcacactgctttgctttatgttggccaggtcgcagttgtaaatgagaacttgttctcaactagcctacctggttaaataatttattttttaaactcccCTTTGACCTCCTCTGCAGCAACCGGcacaatcgtgtgtgtgtgtgtacatgagcaTGCGTGTGTATACCCAGGGTAAGGAGGAGGTGGGGCGTCGTGCGTTCCGGATTTGCCGATGGCGTCCTCATAGGAGGGCAGGCCTGGGGGGTCAATCTCCTCCGGCGGGGGCAGGAGCACAGGCTGCAGAGAGACCTCATCCAGTCTCCGCATGATCAGCGAGGCATTACTGCGCCTTGGACGCACCCTAACAGAGCTGGAAGAGACAGTCAGGAATGATGCAGTATCCCTTTGAAGAATGTgtgcgtatacacacacacacacactttacccctatctacatattacctcaattacctcgactaacctgtaacaCTGCACATTGACCCGCttatatatagcctcgttatttttttatattttttttaaactttagtttatttagcaaatattttcctcaacccttatttttcttaaaactgcatggttggttaagggcttgtaagtaagcataagtaaagtctacacctgttgtattcggcacatgtgacaaataacatttgatcttATTCAAACTATTGATCCAGTGACCACTGTCATTCAGTCAACATAATGTCCCTCATCTAACTCACCCTGTACGTGAGAGGTTATCCTTACAACTCCCCTTGCAGAAGTACCAGACCAACAGGCCGAAGATGATGATGGCCACCCCTGCCGCGATCAGACCCACAAGCAGGGCAGTCACATCCAGCCGCGATGGCCGCGTGTCCTCATCTGTGGATCACACAAAAACAACCAACTGAAGTATTTTTGCATGTATGACACACTGCAAGATTCCTAAATATGCTCCTAACTCTGCTAACTCTCCTTAAGAGTCACAGTGTATGGTGCTTTTTTAAACTAGACTGTAACCAGGTTTCTCTCCAGCCATCCTGTAACATTTATGGACTAATAAACCTATCAAGGAGAAAATAAACTGGACTGCAGAACTTAAGGGCCTGAGTTGAACCGCTGGGCTATAGGCTGCATTATGTTTTGCATTTCGTCCTCCTGATTGAGGGTGTCTTCCGCCACCCTGTACCCATCAGTGTAGTTAGAAAAGTCTGTGCGATTAGTAGTAGTACAATGGAAAATAGTTGACCTGCGACATACATGTAGATATACTGAGTCATACTTCTCTTACCCTCGGTGTACTTTTTCCAGAAGTCATCCTGCGAAGTTACATAAAGACAACATCAGGTTGTGGTCATGAGACTGGACCTACCACACAAAATTCTGTCTGAACACCATCTCAGCATCACTTACAGTCTGAGGGACATTTTCAAAGACCTCTCGTGCTTCCTCGTAGCTGCAGACTTCTTCAAAGCACTCCCTCTCCAAATTCCCAGGAGTGAAGAGCTCAAAGTCAAATCGGTTGGCCAATAGATGGCGTCCTAAGAATGCATTAGCCTGCTCCTCTTGCATGAAAACTAGGGGACTCAATCACATGAGTGGAACAAAATTATGCAAACTTTTAAACAAAATACTTTAATACCATAATTTAGGAATATAACAAAATTTTATTTGAAGATGTTTGGAAACTCATGTCTCACCTTCTTTTGACTGGTCCTCTGTCCCTGTGGTATGTAATAACTTTCTCATACAAGCAAAGTTTCCACAGGGAAGCAGTTGATACAGTATGAATAAATGCAAAAGCATCGCCATTCACCTGCGGATAATGATTTGAGCATAGGTCATAGAGATTAGATAAGAAGTTACAACGTGCATTTCACAAGTTAGTGACAACAAGACACACCCAGTTTTCACCAgaaagctgttcagaagcctatACAGTTTCTGTTGATTGCTTAGCAATTCTTTCCTTAAAAACGTGAGTTTTAATTTTACACCTTAAATTGTTCACGCTGAAACGTCACTTTTTGGGCAACCCGAACAAATTCGTATATAAAATATGAATTGTAGATCTgtaattctcattgaaagcaagtctaataagcggtagatctgttctatgtgctttATTtatatgcttcctgttcttaaaaATGTCGTTTTTGAAACTCTTTTACTTTAGGTTtcgtacaccagcttcaaacagctgaaaatacaatatttttggtgatGTAAatgatatttcacagcggtttagatgataCAATGATTCTCCACACTATACttggcaaactattagaattttagcaacaaggaaatggcagagcaatttctaCATAGTGCACCTTTAACTTTAAAACGTGTCAAATCCAAGAAGAGTGGAAGAAAACAGGCTACTGCACGAAAGGAAGTTACTGAGCAGGTATGAATGACATTGATTGTTGACAGGTGAAACTGAAATGAAACCACCTACCTTGAACGTTCGCCGATAACAGCTGTGTTTGATGTTATATTTCCTTATAAAAACACTCAGAACACGTATCGTCAATAATCAACAACACCGCATTACAAAATATTATAATTCGTTAAATCAATACAAGTAGAATATTCCAGGAAGCGCGAGGTTTCTGTTTACTCGcaacacatttttttacattttcttttacTCCCAAGAACTGTGAGCTCACTTCCTGTTCTGTAGTAGTTACCTACCTGTACAGACCTGACTAATCAAGCTTTTCACCTGGATACACTGATCTACAGTTCAGTAAAAACACAAGGTGGCACTTGAAACCACTAAACAAGAGAGAATCGCCACAGGAGTGAATCAAGTAGAGTAGTAGACTTCCCAGAGCCTTTAAAAACGTTTACTTTACATTTAGCCTAGAACAAATGAACAGACATATTATTAATTGAAAGGGATATGCCTACTCATGCTCCACTGTCGAAACAGGCACGTCACAATCAGGGAAGTGTGGGAACTAATGGATGTCATTGTGGCTAAAAATACCATGTAATGTCACACCAAAACATGAAATCACATTCTACTGTAAGGCTTGGTTTCCACTCTCAATTTACCTTTGTTGTAATATTTATTTAAGAGAAAACACAAGTCCATATCTAAGAGAGGCCAGAGGCATATATTGTACTAAACATTGTATTACACATTGTAGAAAGGGAAACATGTCCTCTCTGAATCTAACGGATGTGTCCCAGTTTTCCACAAGACCTGTTCAAGTGACGCACATTTCCTTTTGCGACCATGACGTCATGGCCTGGATTCTTAATGTGTCTGCCTCGCGACCTGTCTCAGCAAATTGACCTTTATCCCTGAGACTTACTGGGATTGACTAGGATAGCCGAGTTTAACGACCTCTTAATGGGGAAAAAAACCTGTGCATGTAATAT
The sequence above is a segment of the Oncorhynchus tshawytscha isolate Ot180627B unplaced genomic scaffold, Otsh_v2.0 Un_scaffold_18560_pilon_pilon, whole genome shotgun sequence genome. Coding sequences within it:
- the prrg4 gene encoding transmembrane gamma-carboxyglutamic acid protein 4, which translates into the protein MAMLLHLFILYQLLPCGNFACMRKLLHTTGTEDQSKEVFMQEEQANAFLGRHLLANRFDFELFTPGNLERECFEEVCSYEEAREVFENVPQTDDFWKKYTEDEDTRPSRLDVTALLVGLIAAGVAIIIFGLLVWYFCKGSCKDNLSRTGSVRVRPRRSNASLIMRRLDEVSLQPVLLPPPEEIDPPGLPSYEDAIGKSGTHDAPPPPYPGSQPGSIRR